A region from the Actinoplanes sp. OR16 genome encodes:
- a CDS encoding GNAT family N-acetyltransferase, which yields MEVDFRECGEADLVLLEDVAPTGANRYHEVRYRRHADGVSTFLIAWSGGIPVGSGEILWEGPREPAVAAVFPGCPEINGLLVLERWQCRGIGSQLIRLAEGRAGARGIKRIGLGVGHDNDRAAALYQRLGYEETSVDYDDHYPWIDEAGVRHIVADPCRFLTKAI from the coding sequence GTGGAGGTGGACTTCCGGGAGTGTGGTGAGGCCGATCTCGTGCTGCTCGAAGACGTGGCGCCGACCGGGGCGAACCGTTACCACGAGGTGCGGTACCGGCGGCACGCCGACGGGGTCAGCACGTTCCTGATCGCCTGGTCGGGTGGGATCCCGGTGGGGTCGGGGGAGATCCTCTGGGAGGGGCCGAGGGAACCGGCGGTCGCGGCGGTGTTCCCCGGGTGCCCGGAGATCAACGGGCTGCTGGTGCTGGAGCGGTGGCAGTGCCGGGGCATCGGGTCGCAGCTGATCCGGCTGGCCGAGGGGCGGGCCGGGGCGCGCGGGATCAAGCGGATCGGGCTCGGCGTGGGACACGACAACGATCGGGCGGCGGCGCTCTACCAGCGGCTGGGCTATGAGGAGACCAGCGTCGACTACGACGACCACTACCCGTGGATCGACGAGGCAGGGGTCCGTCACATCGTTGCCGACCCCTGCCGGTTCCTGACCAAGGCGATCTGA